Genomic segment of Microbacterium sp. BH-3-3-3:
CGCACCGGCACGAAGCACTTCGGCCTGCTGCTCGACACCGGCATCTTCCAGGACCGACCGATCCCGCTCGGACCCGGCGAGCTGCCCGGCCAACGCCCGGCGTTCCTCGACGGCATCCACGTCGACCCCGCCGACGTGTTCGACGTGATCGAGAACGTGGTGTTCATCCAGGCGAAGTTCCACGACATCGATGAGCAGCTCGACGACCAGCAGATCCCGTGGGAACCCGTGCTGAAGGCACTCAAGGACGCCGGCTACACCGGGTACCTCTCCAGCGAATACGAGGGGGTGCGGGAGCCCTGGCGTTCGATCGAGCAGGTGCGCCGCCAGCACTCGCTCATGCGGCAGATCGCCGACCGGATCTAAGGACACCCCATGCCGAACGGACTGATTCACGACGACAGCCTGCGCACGCACCCTGACGGGTTCGCGCTGCGCTTGACCATCCCCTGGTACCGCAGCCTCTGGCTCTCGTCGGTGACCTCGCTCGACCTCACCGTCGATGGCGAGCGGGTGGATGCCGACGACCTCCGCGTGGCGTTCGGCGACACCGTCTTCGGGCTCGACGAGCTGCCCGAGCAGAGCGAACGGCTTTGGTTCCTGCAGGAGCACCCGCTGCTGATCGCCCGCCGCGCCGACCCGGTCGCGCTCGGCGAGACCCACGACGTCGTACTGCACGGCGAGCTGCGCCTGCCGTACATGCAGATCGCGCCCGGCCAGGACGGCGGGCCCGGGATGTACGTGCCGAACGTCGTGCACGACGTGAAGACGCTCACCGTCGTCGACGCGGATGCCGGGATCCCCGCGCTCGTGTCGGATGTGACGCCGCCGCCCCCGGCGAGCGACGACGACCCGTTCCAGCTGGGCCTGACCCTGTACTCGGCCAGCGCCGAGTTCCGCGCGGGGTACTTCGACTTCGACGGTCTGCTCGACCGGGTCGCGGAGCTGGGGATCGGTCCCGGCATCGAGATCGTGGCATCCCAGATGGTGCCGACGTACCCCGTGGTCGGCGACGACTTCGCGCGGACGTGGCGGGCGGCGTTCGACCGGCACGGCTTCGTCGCGAGCTCGTTCGGCGCGAACCTCGACATGGGTCGTCGCCGCGATCGCGACATGACCCCCGACGAGGAGTTCGCGTTCTCGAAGCTCATGTTCGAGGGCGCGAAGAAGCTCGGCTTCCCGCTCGTGCGCATCCAGAGCGCCCAGCCCGCGCTGCTGCGCCGGCTGCTGCCCATCGCCGAGGAGCTCGAGCTGAAGCTCGCGTACGAGATCCACGCGCCCATGGGGCCCCACGCCGAGCCGATCCTGCGCGTGCGCGAGACCTACGCCGAGCTCGACTCGCCCCTGCTCGGCTTCGTCGCCGACTTCTCGTCGACCATGCACGCGATGTCGCCGACGCTGCTGCGCGCCGTGCGCCGCGCCGGTCTCGACGACGAGGCGGTGGCGAAGCTGCAGGAGATCTGGGCGACCGATGCCGCGATGCGCGAGCGTCAGCAGGAGTTCCTCGGCTACCTCCGCGGCCGCGACTTCGACCCCGGTCGCCTGGGGTCGTTCGCGCACCTGGCCTTCAACATGCACGGGCACGTCGATCCGCGCGAGTGGGTCGACATCATGCCGCAGATCCTGCACGTGCACGCGAAGTTCTACGACATCGACGAGCAGGGCCAGGAGCCCGCGATCGACTACCCCGAGCTCGTGCGCGTGTTCGTCGAGGGCGGCTACCGCGGCTTCTGGTCGAGCGAGTGGGAGGGTCATGCCTTCGCCGAACTGGGCGAGGTCGACCCGCTGCTGCTCGTGCGGCGCCAGCACGACCTCATCCGCGCGTCGATGAGGGCGGTGACGGCGGCCGTCTGACGGCACCGCGGGGTGCGGCGCGCGTGGGGGCTCGCCGCACCCCGACCGTGGGGGCGACCCCGCCGCGCGAT
This window contains:
- a CDS encoding DUF6379 domain-containing protein translates to MPNGLIHDDSLRTHPDGFALRLTIPWYRSLWLSSVTSLDLTVDGERVDADDLRVAFGDTVFGLDELPEQSERLWFLQEHPLLIARRADPVALGETHDVVLHGELRLPYMQIAPGQDGGPGMYVPNVVHDVKTLTVVDADAGIPALVSDVTPPPPASDDDPFQLGLTLYSASAEFRAGYFDFDGLLDRVAELGIGPGIEIVASQMVPTYPVVGDDFARTWRAAFDRHGFVASSFGANLDMGRRRDRDMTPDEEFAFSKLMFEGAKKLGFPLVRIQSAQPALLRRLLPIAEELELKLAYEIHAPMGPHAEPILRVRETYAELDSPLLGFVADFSSTMHAMSPTLLRAVRRAGLDDEAVAKLQEIWATDAAMRERQQEFLGYLRGRDFDPGRLGSFAHLAFNMHGHVDPREWVDIMPQILHVHAKFYDIDEQGQEPAIDYPELVRVFVEGGYRGFWSSEWEGHAFAELGEVDPLLLVRRQHDLIRASMRAVTAAV